Genomic segment of Mucilaginibacter sabulilitoris:
AAGAATGTACTGGTTTTTGGATTGATTGCAGGGTTTATTGTCACGCTGTGGATGACGATCTCGATTGCTGTTTGTTACAATAGCTCCAGCTTTGAAGGCAACATGTGGATGGGTTACGGCTCTATGATTGTGGCTTTCTCTTTTGTTTTTGTAGGAATTAAAAATTTCAGGGATAAATACAACGGTGGTTTTATTACGTTTGGAAAGGCATTTAAAATAGGGTTGTATATAGCGCTCATTGCATCAACTATGTATGTGCTGGCATGGCTCATTGAATACTATTTATTTATTCCCGATTTTATGGATAAATATACGACCCATGTAATTACCCAAGCCAAAAACCATGGCGCAAGTATAGCCGAACTTAATGAGCAAAAAGCAAAAATGGCAACCTACACTGAAATGTATAAAAACCCGATCATGGTAATAGTGCTTACTTATTTAGAGATTTTACCTGTGGGTGTGATCATTGCTTTGATAGCCGCGCTGATATTAAAGAAAAAACCCGGAGTTGAACAGGCAACACCTGTAGGCCAATAATTATAGTAGGAAAAATGCTCATGAAAGCGTTAAAGATCATTATCACCTGCCAAAATATAAAATTTCCCGGCAGGTGATAATGTTTATAATATTATAGTGAACGGATCTTTAAACGTGTTTACAAATGCGCAAATCTCAATTTTTATCGTCAAAATAATCGGGAGGGTATATTTGCTGCCGATATTTTTCGGTAATTGCAGGAATCTGTGTTGGATCGGCGCCGCTGATCTCTTCAAACATCCTGTCCAGGCCTGCCGGTATTACAGTACACAGTAATCTGGCAGATTTACCTGTTATATTTTTAAAAGCGTGAACACCACCATCAAGCGGAATACGGATAAATGCACCCGTGTCCGCGTTAACTGGTCCGTTTTTCGTCATAAACTGAATTGTACCATCCGCCACATAAAAAATCTCCTCGATGTCCGGGTGTGCATGCGGTGCCGGGCCTCCACCGGGAGGTACATTCATTTCAATGATAGCATAACGACCTTCCGTTGCATCACCGCTGACCAGGATACGGTACTGACCACCAGCTATAGCAAGATTCTTACCTTCATCACTGCCCGTTATGGTAATAGGGTTTTCTATCATATTTTATCAACGATAATAATCTTGCATTGTTTGCGGTAGCATCTTAAATCATCGCGCCCATAGCCGCTTAACTCATTCAATCAATAGTTACAATGAGAAAAACGCAGGTGAAAAAGTATTATAGTGTACGGATCTTAATGTTTCTCCATTCGCTTGATCCCGGATGTTGCTGTAACGCAATTTTACCTTTTGCTACCTTGGCAAAGTCAGCAAACATTTTATTGTTGAATTTACTTCCGGCTACAAGCTTGTTCCATTCGTCACTGCCTATTTGACCTTCGTAAGTTTTTATACCATTAAGCCAGAAGGTAAGGTGGCCTTTGTTTTGTATCAGCTTAACCTGGTTCCACTCGCCAACAGGTTTTGGTTTAGAAACAGTAGCATCTCCAGACATGTCATATAAGCATCCCGCAAGGTGATTCTGCTTTTTGTTATCATCGGCATCTATGTTGTCCAATACCTGCATTTCCGGGCCGGTTAAATAGGTAGCCCCATATTTTGGGTCTTCCTGAATGTCGAAAATAATGCCGCTGTTTCCGCCTTTGGATATTTTCCATTCCAGGTTAAGTTCATAATTTTCGTACTCATCATTGGTTACTATATCACCGCCGCCGCTTTTGGGTTGAGTAGGATCAAAAACCAGAGCGCCGTCTTTCACCTGCCATTTTGAGCCTACGGTATCTCTAAGGTAAGTATGCCAGCCCTGGGTTGTTTTACCATCGAACAGTAATTTCCAGCCTTGTTTTTTTTCTTTTTTGGTTAACGTATTTGGCGTTTGCGCCATGCTTGCACTTGCTGATAATGCAAGCGCCGCAAAAATAATAAGTGTCTTTTTCATTAATTATGGATTTGGATGGTTGAAGGTAATGAATAGTGTATGGTTCTCTGCAAACGTATCATAATTACATTAAAACTGTTACAAAGTGTATAATATCATGATACTGCGTCTGTGGCAATTACACTCCAGTCGTCGTTGCCATGTCCTTTGGCAATCCAGTTGTCCATTACTGCCGCTATAGTGGGTATAAAGGAGAGTGTAACATCAGCTTCTTTTGCAGCAGCTGTCATCAAACCGGCGTCTTTCCGGGCCATATTTAATTCCCATGATGGCTGTTTGAAATCCCCGGTTGCTATCCTTTTAAGTCGTGCGGGCATACTTGCACCAGGGTTCCAGGAATCAAACAAAGCCAAAACATCATCAGACGAAATGCCCGAAGCCTTAGCAAATGCCAGCGTATCTGTTATGCCTGCAGTAAGCGTTAATAAAAAGAGGTTCCCGGTAAGTTTCATGCCTGCGGCTTTGCCTTCCTCCGGTCCCAGATTAATCACCTTTCCCGTCATTTTAGATAGTTCGGGTTCAACCTGTTTAATTACAGCCTGGTTACCGGAAACAAGCATATTACCTGAGCTCTCCAATGCATTTTGAGGGCCCATAAACACCGGCGCATGCAGGTAAGTATAGCCCTTGGCTTTCCATGCCGCGGTTCTTTCTACAGCCCCTTTAGCCGAAGTGGTAGTATGATCAATAATGACAGCGCCCGGCTCAAATCCGGAACTTGCCATAGCCAGCACTTCATCCACGGTATCATCATCTTTTAAAGTAACATGAATAATTGCAGCTCCTTTCACTGCTTCGGCTGCTTCATTAAACGCTTTGGCTCCATAGGTTTCCAGCGCTTTTGCTTTTTCGGCAGTGCGGTTCCATACCTGTACCTGGTCTCCTTTTTGGATCATGGCCCTGACAAAATTGGAGCCCAGCAGGCCCATCCCAAGAAATGCTTTCATTGCAGTAAATTTTTATGGTAAAGTTAAATACCGGGTTTATAATTGAACGAAGGTAATCGGGCTTTATTTCTTAGCAATACGGTATAATCTGCCGTTATCTGTCACGGCATACAACGCCCCGTCTTTACCAGTAGTAAGCGCTCGCCAGCGTTCGCCTTTGTCTTTCAGTAATCTTTCTTCACCTGTCACCTTATTGTTCCTGATCACAAGCCGAGCTATATGCGAGCCGCCAAGGCCGCCAACAAAAAGGTTGCCTTTCCATTCGGCAATTACATTACTGTTGTAAAACGTAATTCCGGAAGGTGAAATGCTCGGGTCCCAGTAATAAACAGGTTGTGTAATGCCAGACTTTTGCTGTATACCTTCGCCAACTTTTTCGCCGCTGTATTCAATGCCATAAGTAACCAATGGCCATCCATAGTTTTTACCGGGGCGAATAATATTGATCTCATCTCCACCACGCGGACCGAATTCTGCCTCCCATAATTCGCCGGTTTGAGGGTTCCACGCCATTCCTTCAGGGTTACGTAAACCGTAGGCATAAATTTCTGGCCGGGCCTTGGTTGTATGTGCAAATGGACCGTCCGCAACGGCTTTACCATCTTTGGTTATATGGATAACTTTTCCAAGCGAACAGTTGAGGTCTTGTGCTTTTACACGGATATCTTCCGCTCCGCGCTCGCCGGTACTTACGAACAGGTTACCCTGTTTGTCAAACAAAATGCGCGAACCATATTGAAGACTGCCCTTATAAGCAGGAGTGGCCCGGTAAATTACTGTGATGTTTTCAATTTTATTTTCACCGGCAGCTAATTTCCCTTTGGCAATAGCCAATAAAGAGCCGTCAGCTGTTTGTTCCGAATAATCCCAATAAACTATCCTGTTGGTTTTAAAATCGGGGTCGATGTTTACATCCAGCAAACCACCTTGTCCCTGCGCCAATACTGCCGGTAAACCGGTAATTTGCTTATCAGGTTTACCGTCGGCTTTTAGTATTAGCATAGTCCCCGCCTTTTGGGTGATCAGGAATCGGCCATCAGGCAATACGCAAATACCCCAGGGCTGTTGCAGCGTACTATTGATAACGGTAACAGACAACGGTGTTTTCGTTTTTACACCCGATGCTCTGGTTTGACCCGCAAAAGCAGGTTTATATTGGCTGTTAGGGCCCTTTGTTTCAACAGGAGCATTGGTAGTATCTTTAACCATGTTTCCCGCACCGGCCTGGCAGGCTGTAACGGCAGTTAAAAAGGTAAGAGCAGTAAGCAGGGTTTTATTTTGGATAGGTAACATGGCATATAATTTAATGATCCGAATATAGTATTAATGCCCCTCTTTAAAAAGCTTCATTCAAACCCAAAAAGAATCCTCTTGAACCATATTTACCCCAGGCGTAATCCAGGCATAAATTGGTACGCGTAGCCTTATTAAAGAGCACACGCAAACCGCCGCCGCCGCCCGGTTGCCATACCTGAAAAATGCCGGTGCCTAATTTATCATTGGCTGTTTGCAGGTTAAAAAAAGTAACCCCGCTCACAAACTTATTCCTTAATATCGGAAAGCGGTACTCTACTTCCGAGTAATTATATTGAGTACCCTTAAAGTAAGTTACGGTATATCCTCTGCCGCTCCGGAAACTTCCGTCCCTGCCGGTTCCGGGTAATTCCAGGTACGGAAGGGCGCCGCTTATTAAGTATGAGCCCCAGTTCCAAAACGCTATAACATGTTCGGGGTTCCGTTCAGACAGGCTAAAGTATTTCCTGAAATCGGTAGTAAATTGTACTGCGCCTTTTGTGCTTCCCATCCAGGTTTGGTTAACCCTGAAGCCCGCATCAGCATAAATACCCTTATATGCCCGGTTTTGATTATCGCGGGTGGTATATTGCACATTAAAAAGCAATCCGTTTGAGCTGTACCGGTCGCGGGCAAATCCGTACCGGTCGCTGTAAATATTGTAAGGGGTAAGGTCGGTAGTTGATTTTTGGTCTTCAATTTTTCTCCTGATGTCAAAAGATACCCCGGCGCCAACAAACAGGTTCTTTTGAACTTCCTTATACACTTTTTCTCTGAAGTTAAAATAAAGGGAATGCAGGGCACGCCCCTTTCGTTCGGGATTGCTCAGTATCTCATCGGCCTCACTGTCTGTTGCGCCACGACCTATGCCCAACCCAAAATCGGGTGTAACGGTTTTTGCGGCAACCAAACTGCCCTGAAAGTTCCACTTATTGCCATTGGTATACACGTTATGATTAACGTAAAAATAAATAATACCCTTGGTTGTAATGGAAGCAGATGTAGCTGCAACTGATAAAAGCGTATTCGGGTCAGTTCCCAATACTTTACCGGCTACGGCTTTAATCCCGATTTGCGATCCGATACTGGGGTTGGAGGCCACATTGGGTATTACAGTAATACCTGATGACTTTTTGCGTAACGAATCGGGCTTTTTGTGAGGATGAAAAATCAGGTTAAATAAATCGCCTACATCGAACTGCTTGTTCAGGGTATCAACTATAGGCTTTTTAGCTTTTGCAGCAACCTTATGTAAGGAGTCTGCTTTCAGGGAATCAACAGCAACAGGTTGAGTCTGGCCACAGGCATAATTATGCATGCCTGCAAGCAGGGGCAGTAGCAGGATTTTCCATAATGAATAAAACCTTCTGCCATTGGGGCTATGATTTACTTTCGGGGACAATGTACGTTTAAATTCCAATCTGTATTCGTTATAATATTATTTCAAAGGCAACAATTTAACCCTGAAGTTTCCGAAATGTTTTAATTTAAAGCGGTTTACAATGTCAGGAAATAAATTTAGAGGTGTTTAAATAAACTATTTAAACCAAAAGCTGTTGTGTGCTTATTAACCATCACTTAAATTTTAAACCATGAATGATACCATGTTTGCGCGGGAATTTGCCAAAGAACTGGAGTCCGAGTTACCTGCCACGCTAAAATGCCTGGAACGCATCCCTCCCGAATTATTTGGCTGGAAACCGCATGAAAAATCTATGGAACTGGGTTACCTGGCGTTGCTTTGCGCCGAAATTCCACAATGGATAATTCATATTATCAGGCAACCCGAAATTGATTTCGCCACGTACCAGCACAACACAGCTTCTAAAACACAGGATTTAGTTGACCATTTTAAAAACAATGTGGCCGGGGCTAAAGAAGCACTTTTAAATGTTAAAGAAGGTGCTTTGGCCGAAACTTTTTATTTGAAGGCCAACGGCCAGGAATTGCTAAAATCGTCTAAGAGGGAGCAGGTAGAAATGTGTATTAACCACATGGTACATCATCGTGGGCAACTTACGGTGTATATGCGGTTGAATGATATTGCTGTTCCGTCTATCTATGGACCTTCGGCAGATGATAAGAGTTTTATGAGTTAGCATTAGGTATTATAATAATTGGATCTATCAAAAAAATCAGCCTAATGCTTTATTTTGCTGAAGTTTTTGAACGCCTGAATTAATGAGCCAGTTTGACCCTTTTATAGCACATGTACAAAAAAAAATAGCTTTGTCTGATGAGGAGCTAACCGAACTTATTGCGGCATTTACGCCGGTTAAAAGATTAGGCAGACCAGAAGAAATAGCTGCAGCCGCGCTTTATCTGGCCTCAGTCGATTCGGCCTTTATGATTAGTGCCGAACTTTTGCTCGACGGCAGTATCCGGTCATTATAATTAATAACTCAATCTGGAATGACAGAGGTTACTCTGTTATTCCAGTTAATTTGGAGACAATACTATCAACATGACACTATGATAAAAGCGAACGCAGGCTGTTCGGTTTTGATACAATTACAGGTGGTGATTTATTGTAAATACTTAATAACCAATTTATTATAAACTGGCATTGGTATTGAACCTAATCTTTTAGTTAATCGCTTTTCAGCCTTAATTAATTGCAGCCATTATGATCAGGAATTACTTCAAAACCGCCGTCCGTACCCTTTTGAAAAACAAAGGCTTTACGGTATTAAATGTTTTAGGCTTATCTGTGGGCCTGGCAACCTGTTTACTCATTGTATTTTATGTGGTTGATGAATTAAGTTACGACCACTACAATACCAAAGCCGACCGGATATACCGTATAACGGAAGAGGTAAAACTGAACGGCCGCGAGGGCTCTTATGCCAGTACAGAAGCGCCGTTGCTCAACGCTTTAAAGGATTTTCCTGAAATAGAAAAATCAACAAGGTTAATGCCTACATCGGCCCTTTTTTGGTCGGCCCAGAAATATTCTGTAAAAAAAGGCAACGAAAATATACAGGAAAAGAAAATAGTTTTTGCCGAGTCGGGTTTGTTTGACGTTTTTACATTGCCTATGATTGACGGAAACCCGGCGACCTCCTTAAACGAACCACATTCAGTCGTAATTACCGAAAGTGCTGCCATGAAGTATTTTAAGAAGATAGATGTGGTAGGACAAACCTTAACATTTAATGATACCAGTACTTATAAGGTTACAGGCGTAATAAAAAATATCCCTTCACAATCGCATTTTAATTATGATTTCTTTCTGTCTTTTTCCTCCTTACCTGAAAGCCATGTTACCAGCTGGGGGTATAGTGGCATGCGTAACTATTTGCTACTGAAACCCGGCGCGAATATTAAAAAACTGGAGACTCAGATCCAGAAAATGTCAATTAAAAATTCCTATTCTCCATCGGCCTGGAACTCTGGCGATAATTATTTGAGGGTGGTCTTAAAACCATTGCTCGATATTCATTTACGGTCTGATAGTCAATATGAACTTAGTAAAAACGGCAATATTCAGTATGTATACATATTTTCAGTTATTGCCATATTTATATTGCTTATAGCTTGTGTTAATTTCATGAACCTTTCTACCGCGCGCTCATCAAACCGTGCCCGTGAGGTTGGGGTACGCAAGGTACTGGGTTCTGCCCGTAAAAACCTCATTGCCCAGTTTTTGATGGAGTCGACATTGGTGACATTCGTTTCAACCGTCATAGCGGTAGTTTTGGCCTGGGCGTTAATGCCTTTGTTTAATCAAATGTCGGGGAAGGAACTCATTTTTTCCCTGCAATCCATCTCCTGGTTAATGCCTTCATTATTAGTTATCATCCTGGTTGTTGGTTTCGTGGCTGGCTCATATCCGGCTTTTTACTTGTCGGCATTTCAACCTATCGAAGTATTAAAGGGTAAATTGTCAACTGGTTTTAAGAGCAGTTTTCTCCGGAGTTTCCTGGTTGTATTCCAGTTTTCTATTTCCATTTTTCTGATTATCGGAACAATTGTTATTTATAACCAGCTTAATTATATCCAAAATAAAAGCCTGGGTTTTGATCGTAACCAGGTGCTGATTATTAAAAATACTACTGCATTAGGTAAACAAGCCAACGTGTTAAAGCAGGAATTGAAACAATTGCCGGGTGTGGTAAACACTACTATGACATCATATCTGCCAACAGGCGATGACCGGAATATCACCGGCTTATTTCCTGATCGTGTTATTGATATTAAAAAGGATATGCTTGCAGAATTTTGGTCTGTTGACGAAGATTATATCAGCACCATGGGCATAAAAATGGTTGCCGGTCGCAACTTTTCCAAACAAATGGCAGCCGATACTGCGGCGATAATTGTTAATGAGGCTTTTGTTCATAAAATGGGAGTAAAGGATCCGCTTAACAAAACGGTTTACCGTGATACCTATGGCATACAACCATTTCTTATTGTAGGGGTAATGAAAGATTTTAATTTCTCATCGTTGCGCGATAAGATAACACCGGTTGTTTTAACGTACGCGCCCGATAATGGGGCTATCAGCGTACGCATACATACGGCCGACGTAAACGGTTTGATGGCGCAGATTGAGCAAAAATGGAAAAGCTTTTCGCCCAATCAGCAATTTGCCTATTCCTTTATGGACCAGGATTTTGATGCCACCTACCGGTCTGAGCAGCGAGTGGGACAAATATTTATTTCATTTAGTACCCTGGCCATTGTCATTGCCTGTTTGGGGTTGTTTGGTCTGGCCGCTTATGCCGCCGAGCAGCGTAATAAAGAGATTGGTATTCGTAAAGTTTTGGGCGCCAGTGTTTCGGCCATAGTGGGTATGTTATCCATGGATTTTATCAAGCTGGTGTTTATTTCTATACTCATAGCCTCACCACTTGCCTGGTATGCCATGCAAAAATGGCTGCAGGATTTTGCTTACCGGGTTAATATGCATTGGTGGACCTTGGCCACAGCCGGTTTGGTTGCCATATTTATAGCTTTCATAACCATCAGTTTTCAGTCGATAAAAGCAGCTTTATCAAATCCGGTAAAAAGTTTAAGGAGCGAATAAATAGTTGTAATCCAATCTGTAACTATTTATCTTTAAATAGCGTCTTTTATTAAAACAATCGGATTATGAAAAGAAAAGTCTTTATTCTATTGGCATCGGCTATTTGCATGGTGACCTTAAATACGTTTGCTCAAAGCGGCCAAAGCAGATCGGTATCGGGTTTTACCAGTATTGAATCTGGTGGCCCCTTTAATGTGCATATTAAGATCAACGGAACGGAAAGTGTTCGGCTCGATATAGATGATGATGTGGTTAACGATGTAAGAACCGAGGTTGTCAACGGCTCGCTGCAAATAGGCTTTAAGAACCGCTTTTCGTTTCACCGTAATATTAAAAGGGGCGATATTTATATCACTGCGAAATCTCTCAGCGCACTTTCAAACAGTGGTTCTGGTAATATGGAGCTTGATGGCGTTTTAAGTGGCAGCAGCGTTAAAGTGATACTAAGTGGATCAGGCAATATCAGGGCTGCGCTTAAATCAAGCGCACTGGAAACCAGGATCAGCGGATCTGGCGGGATAGACCTGAAAGGCAGCACCGGCGATACCGAAGTTAGAATATCCGGTTCGGGAGAAGTAAATGCTAAAGACCTAACCGCCGAGACGGTGACCGCGAGCGTAACCGGATCTGGTGGTGTTAACATCCGGGCCAATAAAACGGTTTCTGCACGTATCACGGGTTCCGGAGGTGTGTCATACTCGGGCAGCGCCACCATCGCCGAAACAAGATATACCGGCTCGGGTAGGGTTAATAAAGTGGACTAATGCATTATATTCAACCAATACACAAAAAAGCCTTCAGTACTTGAAGGCTTTTTTATTTTTCTGTCGGAGGTATTCATAAGCTCAACCCTCGTCAATCAGTGATCGTAACTGATAACCCGCGTAATTTTCCACTCGTTGTTTTTGTATTGCCACACGTGCAGAAATTTTAAAAGCCTTCCCGGCCTTAACCATTACAATTTTGTTTAATAATTGTAAGACCAATGATTACCAAAATCCAACATTAAGCTTTTAGGACATACGTAAAATTACGCATAAAATAAGGTGTTTTTACTAAACTGTAAATCAGTTAATTATGTATCTTTATTTTATATAATACAGGTTTTACCTCCTTATTAAATTATAAGCCTTATGATGTTATTATACAGCCGCCTTAAAGGTCACTGCCGTAAACTCCTATTGGCATCGGCCATAACCCTTACATTAAACAGTTGTTATACCACCAGGGTTGCTACACAGGCCCAACCCGGCTCCGAGGTTTCAAGCCGAACCGTTAACTCCTTTTTCTGGGGAATAATCCAAAGTCCTAAAAGGGTGAACACACCAATTTGCGATTCGCTGAATGTTAACGGGCTGGCCGAGGTAACAGTGCGGAATAATTTTGGTTATTCGCTTATCACAGTTATTACGCTGGGGATCTGGAGCCCAACCCGCGTAGAGTGGAAATGCGGCAAGCCTTGCCAAAAAGTAGGAACCCTATAAAATAAGCAGCAGATGAAAGTAATTAAAACAGGAGATAAGACCTGGGAAAACCGGCATGAAATATTTGTAGAGGATATTAATGACCTGTATGAGTTAGCCAATGAGGATAACCTGGATGCTATGGATGGGTATAACGACGCTACCAGCGGGCTGCAGCAAATTATAGCTGATGCCATAGCTGCCAATACACCGTTACGAGCGTTGGGTGCAGGCTGGTCATGGATGAGGATAGCAACCGTGAATAAGGGCATAATGCTTGATACCAAACCCCTTAATACCGTATTTGATATTACCGCTGCCAGTGTTTCGCCTGCATATTCGGGTGATCCGGCACACCTGATCTTTGCACAAAGTGGTAACGGTATATGGGAACTGAACAAACATTTAAGGCAAAAAGGTCAGTCATTAAAAACTTCGGGCGCCAGTAACGGCCAAACCATTGCCGGAGCTTTTAGTACAGGTACCCACGGTGCGGCGTTTGACTTTGGCGCCACGCAGGATTTTATTGTGGGTATTCATCTCATAGTAGGAACCAACAGGCATGTATGGCTCGAACGAAAATCGGTCCCGGTAGTTTCCCAAACCTTTATTGACCGGTTAAAAACAGAACTGATTCAGGACGATGATCTGTTTAATGCCGCACTTATTGGGTTTGGAAGCTTTGGTATTATTCATGGTGTAATGATTGAAACGGAAGACCTGTTTTTGCTGGAAACTTACCTGAGGAGAATGCCTTATGACGATTCGCTGAGGGCTATCATGAATACCCTTGATTTTAGCAATGCCAACCTGCCTTGTGGTAACGAACGTCCTTTCCATTTTTCGGTTTACCTTAATCCGTATGATATGGATAAGGGCGCGTATGTCACTACCATGTATAAACGTCCTTATGCCGATGGATACCAGCCACCGGTTGAAAATGTGAACGGAATTGGTCCGGGAGATGATGCGCCAACCTTTATTGGTGCGGTAACGGAGGCTGTACCCGCTTTGGTTCCGCTAATGGTTAACAAAGTGCTTGGGGCCAGTATAACGCCTTATGAAAAGCAGTTTGGTACCCTGGGAGAAATTTTTAATAATACCACGCTGCGTGGTAAGTTGTTAAGTGCGGCTGTGGGCATTCCTCTTGAGCAGGTTACCCGGGTGGCCGACCTGATGCTGGAGATAAATGACACCATCGGGCCGTTTACTGGCTTGTTTTCATTCAGGTTTGTGAAGCAAACTAAGGCGACGCTGGGCTTTACCCGCTTTGAGCACACCTGTGTAATGGAGCTGGATGGAGCTTTCTCTGATCGTACTTATGCTTATTACACTAAAGTTTGGCAAAAACTGGAGGATGAACAAATTCCTTTCACTTTTCATTGGGGTAAGGTAAATGAATTATCTCCCGAAAGATTAGCAAATATGTATGGTCCTGCAGTTGATTCGTGGATAGCGGCCCGCAACAAACTGCTCGATGCGGATAGTATGCGTGTTTTTACCAATCCAATTATACAACAATGGGGCTTAGACAAAGTGATCGTTTAAGAGCTACAAAAACGCATTTAACAATGGTGTTCTCGTATTGCCTGATGAGGTTGTGGATCGTAGCTGTGTTGAGTTTTGCAACCCTGTTAAGCCGGGCACAAACACCCGATCAGATCATCACTCAATTAAGAGAGGTAAACAATAAGGTTACCAGTGCACCTTGTAACAGCGGGGAAGGTATGCTCATATCAAACAAGGCGATGAATATTTTCTTATCAAACAAGATAAGTTCTTATCTTTCAGATGGTACCGATCTGTCACTATATAAAAATTAT
This window contains:
- a CDS encoding head GIN domain-containing protein — protein: MKRKVFILLASAICMVTLNTFAQSGQSRSVSGFTSIESGGPFNVHIKINGTESVRLDIDDDVVNDVRTEVVNGSLQIGFKNRFSFHRNIKRGDIYITAKSLSALSNSGSGNMELDGVLSGSSVKVILSGSGNIRAALKSSALETRISGSGGIDLKGSTGDTEVRISGSGEVNAKDLTAETVTASVTGSGGVNIRANKTVSARITGSGGVSYSGSATIAETRYTGSGRVNKVD
- a CDS encoding Bor/Iss family lipoprotein, whose amino-acid sequence is MMLLYSRLKGHCRKLLLASAITLTLNSCYTTRVATQAQPGSEVSSRTVNSFFWGIIQSPKRVNTPICDSLNVNGLAEVTVRNNFGYSLITVITLGIWSPTRVEWKCGKPCQKVGTL
- a CDS encoding FAD-binding protein is translated as MKVIKTGDKTWENRHEIFVEDINDLYELANEDNLDAMDGYNDATSGLQQIIADAIAANTPLRALGAGWSWMRIATVNKGIMLDTKPLNTVFDITAASVSPAYSGDPAHLIFAQSGNGIWELNKHLRQKGQSLKTSGASNGQTIAGAFSTGTHGAAFDFGATQDFIVGIHLIVGTNRHVWLERKSVPVVSQTFIDRLKTELIQDDDLFNAALIGFGSFGIIHGVMIETEDLFLLETYLRRMPYDDSLRAIMNTLDFSNANLPCGNERPFHFSVYLNPYDMDKGAYVTTMYKRPYADGYQPPVENVNGIGPGDDAPTFIGAVTEAVPALVPLMVNKVLGASITPYEKQFGTLGEIFNNTTLRGKLLSAAVGIPLEQVTRVADLMLEINDTIGPFTGLFSFRFVKQTKATLGFTRFEHTCVMELDGAFSDRTYAYYTKVWQKLEDEQIPFTFHWGKVNELSPERLANMYGPAVDSWIAARNKLLDADSMRVFTNPIIQQWGLDKVIV